In Mycolicibacterium aromaticivorans JS19b1 = JCM 16368, a genomic segment contains:
- a CDS encoding LysR family transcriptional regulator encodes MDVERLRLLRELAERGTVHATATAMSLTPSAVSQQLKILQREVGVPLLEATGRRLRLTDAGRVLVARTDEVLAALDRARADMDAYRDTPRGTVRVAMFPSGAAMLLAGLITRAAAIGVEVLGRDIDEPAAHAPMQLADFDVVVVHRDERDAAHWGPRIEATLLLREPLEILLPPGHRLAKRKRVALPELADDPWIGVEGGLMVDDVLRSLATVSGVHPRIVQRVNDFRVVEELVIAGIGVALLPRYVLTARELTRKPLSGIRIARRIEAVTRAGATARPAVNAVISILKSLAQETNQHNTRPQ; translated from the coding sequence ATGGATGTGGAGCGTCTGCGACTTCTGCGCGAATTGGCCGAGCGCGGAACGGTCCATGCCACTGCGACCGCGATGTCCCTTACTCCATCGGCGGTCTCCCAGCAGCTCAAAATCCTGCAACGCGAGGTTGGCGTTCCCCTCCTCGAAGCCACTGGACGCCGATTACGCCTCACCGATGCTGGCCGGGTCCTCGTCGCACGGACCGACGAGGTGCTCGCTGCGCTCGATCGCGCACGCGCTGACATGGACGCCTACCGCGATACACCCCGTGGAACCGTGCGAGTGGCGATGTTCCCCTCCGGGGCCGCAATGCTGTTGGCCGGACTCATCACCCGGGCTGCAGCTATCGGCGTGGAGGTTCTAGGACGTGATATCGATGAGCCTGCCGCACACGCACCCATGCAGCTAGCCGACTTTGACGTTGTGGTTGTACATCGCGACGAACGTGACGCCGCGCACTGGGGTCCCCGCATCGAAGCCACCCTGCTTCTGCGAGAACCTCTTGAGATTCTGTTGCCGCCAGGCCATCGTCTAGCCAAGCGCAAGCGGGTAGCCCTGCCCGAACTCGCCGACGATCCATGGATCGGTGTCGAGGGCGGCCTCATGGTCGACGATGTGCTGCGCTCACTGGCCACCGTATCCGGGGTTCATCCGCGTATCGTTCAAAGAGTCAACGACTTTCGTGTTGTTGAAGAACTCGTCATAGCCGGCATCGGAGTCGCGCTCCTACCGCGCTACGTACTCACCGCCAGAGAACTGACCCGCAAACCACTCAGTGGGATCCGCATCGCGCGCCGCATCGAAGCGGTCACCCGTGCCGGTGCGACCGCTCGGCCCGCCGTCAACGCAGTCATCAGCATCCTCAAGTCACTCGCCCAAGAAACGAACCAGCACAACACCCGACCGCAATAA
- a CDS encoding IS3 family transposase (programmed frameshift) has protein sequence MSKHYPVEQRERAVKMVLDHLGEYRSVYAAAQAIGPKVGVGPETLRKWVLQAQVDAAQSPGVTTAEQQRIKQLERENRDLKEANEILKAASNFLREGTRPSPPLICSFIDQMRARKFRVESICRVLTEQGVAVAGRTYRHWKKAAPSARTITDAELTDALRATVGTPEGLYGRRKMTAHLRRQGHQVAACTVDRLMSDEGLSGVVRGRKHRTTIPGGKDSRRAPDLLDRDFTAVMPNRKWVTDFTYCRTWSGFVYVAFVIDCFSRAIVGWHAVTVKDTAMVTTALKMALWRRDHADHRVTAGLIHHSDAGSQYTSIAFAETLVLEGIAASIGSVGDAYDNALAETTIGLFKTEAVGRGSPFLSGPLRIIDDVEYATMEWVDWFNNRRLHSVLDYVPPEEYESAYYAQTQGSQPATPQP, from the exons ATGTCGAAGCATTACCCGGTCGAGCAGCGTGAGCGTGCGGTGAAGATGGTCCTCGATCATCTCGGCGAGTATCGGTCGGTGTACGCCGCGGCTCAGGCGATCGGCCCGAAGGTCGGGGTCGGTCCGGAGACACTGCGCAAGTGGGTGCTGCAAGCTCAGGTCGACGCTGCGCAGAGTCCTGGGGTGACGACAGCCGAGCAGCAACGCATCAAGCAGTTGGAGCGTGAGAATCGAGATCTCAAGGAAGCAAACGAGATTCTGAAGGCGGCTTCGA ATTTTCTTCGCGAGGGAACTCGACCCTCGCCACCGTTGATCTGTTCGTTCATCGATCAGATGCGTGCACGAAAGTTCCGGGTCGAGTCGATCTGCCGCGTGCTCACTGAGCAGGGTGTGGCGGTCGCCGGACGCACGTATCGACATTGGAAGAAGGCCGCGCCGTCAGCGCGCACGATCACTGACGCCGAGCTGACTGATGCGTTGCGTGCCACTGTCGGGACGCCGGAGGGCTTGTACGGGCGTCGGAAGATGACGGCACATCTGCGCCGCCAGGGTCATCAGGTGGCGGCGTGCACCGTGGACCGGCTGATGAGTGATGAGGGCCTGTCCGGGGTGGTCAGGGGTCGCAAGCACCGCACCACGATCCCCGGCGGCAAGGACTCTCGTCGGGCACCGGATCTGCTGGACCGCGACTTCACCGCGGTGATGCCGAATCGAAAATGGGTCACCGACTTCACCTACTGCCGAACGTGGTCGGGGTTCGTCTACGTGGCGTTCGTGATCGACTGCTTCTCGCGGGCCATCGTGGGCTGGCATGCCGTCACCGTGAAGGACACCGCGATGGTGACAACAGCGTTGAAGATGGCGCTGTGGCGGCGTGATCACGCCGATCACCGAGTGACTGCTGGACTGATTCATCATAGCGACGCCGGGTCGCAATATACGTCGATCGCATTCGCGGAAACGCTTGTGCTGGAGGGGATCGCGGCGTCCATTGGCAGCGTCGGCGACGCCTATGACAATGCGTTGGCCGAGACCACGATCGGGTTGTTCAAGACCGAAGCCGTCGGCCGCGGCAGCCCCTTCCTGTCCGGCCCGCTGCGCATCATCGACGACGTCGAGTACGCCACGATGGAGTGGGTCGACTGGTTCAACAACCGCCGACTGCACAGCGTTCTGGACTACGTCCCGCCCGAGGAATACGAGAGCGCCTACTACGCTCAAACCCAGGGGTCCCAGCCGGCGACACCTCAACCATGA
- a CDS encoding DMT family transporter: MLSIPNRATPNAAINYTPPPSACPSRNVDVALLAVAVVWGSSYLAAKEVVTADGVFSFLVIRFALAALGLTIVLAPKLRHINRTEIALGVVFGTILSIIFTLETFGVTMTSASNAGLIISLTIVMTPLLERWIRRTYLPPMFYGAAVIAIVGVGLLTQNGGFAAPSLGDLLILLAAAARAVHVTVIARLSEKRTLDSARV; this comes from the coding sequence GTGTTGAGCATCCCCAACCGCGCCACCCCCAATGCGGCAATCAACTACACACCGCCGCCGTCCGCGTGCCCCTCCCGCAATGTCGATGTCGCATTGCTCGCGGTGGCCGTCGTCTGGGGGTCGAGCTACCTGGCGGCCAAAGAAGTTGTCACCGCCGACGGCGTGTTCTCCTTCCTCGTCATCCGATTCGCTCTGGCCGCACTAGGTTTGACCATCGTTTTAGCGCCGAAGCTGCGGCACATCAACCGCACTGAGATTGCGCTCGGCGTCGTTTTCGGGACGATCTTGAGCATCATCTTTACTCTCGAAACATTCGGGGTGACGATGACCTCGGCATCAAACGCTGGGCTGATCATCTCCTTAACCATCGTCATGACACCGCTGCTCGAACGGTGGATACGGCGTACATACCTGCCCCCCATGTTCTACGGGGCGGCGGTCATCGCCATCGTCGGCGTCGGGCTACTCACTCAAAACGGCGGATTCGCCGCGCCAAGCCTTGGGGATCTGCTAATTCTGCTTGCCGCCGCGGCACGCGCAGTGCACGTCACCGTGATCGCGCGATTGTCTGAAAAACGCACCCTCGACTCGGCGCGAGTCTGA
- a CDS encoding DMT family transporter, translating to MQLCTGLVVFTVLSQISGRGVSEVAAQMSTQSWILTIYLALVCTVFAFFIQIWAVRRTSPARVSLLLGTEPLWAAAIGVLLAHDPLTPIGVTGALLILFGTNWGRLIDTHRTGIPAPQDQV from the coding sequence GTGCAGCTCTGCACTGGCCTAGTCGTGTTCACGGTCCTCTCACAGATCTCTGGACGAGGAGTCAGCGAAGTCGCCGCGCAGATGAGCACACAATCATGGATCCTGACGATTTATCTTGCGCTTGTCTGCACTGTTTTCGCCTTCTTCATCCAGATATGGGCAGTCCGGCGCACCTCGCCAGCCAGGGTAAGCCTGCTTTTGGGAACTGAACCGCTTTGGGCCGCGGCGATTGGAGTGCTCTTGGCTCACGACCCCCTTACCCCCATCGGCGTCACCGGAGCACTATTGATCCTCTTCGGCACAAACTGGGGACGACTCATCGACACCCACCGCACGGGAATACCCGCGCCACAAGACCAAGTCTGA